A single region of the Triticum dicoccoides isolate Atlit2015 ecotype Zavitan chromosome 2B, WEW_v2.0, whole genome shotgun sequence genome encodes:
- the LOC119368139 gene encoding subtilisin-like protease 1, giving the protein METTRLSLLSLLPFLLLAIAAEATGGELSTYIVHVQAEENRVFGTPDDRKTWYHSFLPEHGRLVHAYHHVASGFAARLTRPELEAVSAMPGFLSATRARTYTTLTTHTPEFLGLNLEQGRRNYTSEFGAGVIVGVIDSGIFPDHPSFSDDGMPPPPAKWKGRCDFNRTSCNNKLIGARNFVSTLNDPNGTSARVPPIDDFGHGTHTASTAAGAVVPGANVLGHALGTAAGMAARAHIAMYKVCDLNGGCKTSDMLAGVDAAVGDGCDVISMSLAGPSVAFHLDPMAIGTFGAIEKGIFLGNGAYFQGESLYQPNAGVHGAFYPLVSAGASGKPLAEFCGNGSLDGFDVKGKIVLCELTRNITAMNQGQVVLSAGGLGMILANQFAQGYDTLADENVLPSSSVDYLASAAIKLYLSSTANPVAHIGFRGTVLGTSPAPSIVYFSSRGPSRQGTGVLKPDITGPGVNVLAAWPFQIGPPSAPVLPGPTFNIISGTSMSTPHLAGIAALIKSKHPDWSPAAIKSAMMTTADITDRSGNPILNEQRVAANLFATGAGHVNPMKAADPGLVYDITPEDYIGYLCSMYTSQQVSVIARRPIDCLTTVVISDRLLNYPSISVAFPASWNSTAPVVVRRKVKNVGEVPSVYYAAIDMPSSAVSVDVYPTELEFIEANQEVIFSVYVWPRQIGARVVQGALRWVSEKHIVRSPISVTFA; this is encoded by the exons ATGGAAACCACGAGGCTATCCTTGCTCTCTCTTCTTCCTTTCCTTCTCCTCGCGATCGCTGCCGAGGCAACCGGCGGCGAGCTCAGCACGTACATCGTCCACGTGCAAGCGGAGGAGAACCGCGTGTTTGGCACCCCGGACGACCGGAAGACGTGGTACCACTCGTTCCTCCCGGAACATGGCCGGCTCGTGCACGCGTACCACCACGTCGCGAGCGGGTTCGCGGCCCGGCTGACGCGGCCGGAGCTGGAGGCGGTGTCCGCCATGCCCGGGTTCCTCAGCGCGACCCGCGCCCGGACGTACACCACGCTCACGACGCACACGCCCGAGTTCCTCGGGCTGAACCTGGAGCAGGGGCGGCGGAACTACACGTCGGAGTTCGGCGCCGGGGTCATCGTAGGCGTGATCGACAGCGGCATCTTCCCTGACCACCCGTCGTTCAGCGACGATGGCATGCCGCCGCCACCGGCCAAGTGGAAGGGGCGCTGCGACTTCAACCGCACCTCGTGCAACAACAAGCTCATCGGCGCGCGCAACTTCGTCTCCACCCTCAACGACCCGAACGGCACTTCCGCGCGGGTGCCGCCGATCGATGACTTTGGGCACGGCACTCACACCGCGAGCACCGCGGCGGGAGCGGTAGTGCCGGGCGCTAACGTGCTTGGCCACGCGTTGGGCACCGCCGCCGGGATGGCGGCCCGCGCGCACATCGCCATGTACAAGGTGTGCGACCTGAACGGAGGGTGCAAGACGTCCGACATGCTGGCCGGTGTCGACGCGGCCGTGGGCGACGGCTGCGACGTCATTTCCATGTCTCTCGCCGGGCCGTCCGTGGCCTTTCACCTAGATCCTATGGCCATCGGGACGTTCGGCGCCATCGAGAAGGGCATTTTT CTGGGGAATGGCGCGTATTTCCAGGGCGAGTCACTCTACCAGCCAAACGCCGGTGTGCACGGTGCCTTCTACCCGTTGGTGTCCGCCGGCGCGAGCGGGAAGCCACTCGCCGAGTTCTGTGGGAACGGCTCGCTGGACGGCTTCGACGTCAAGGGCAAGATAGTGCTCTGTGAACTCACGAGAAATATCACGGCGATGAACCAAGGTCAGGTAGTGCTGAGTGCTGGCGGCCTCGGCATGATCTTGGCCAACCAGTTTGCCCAAGGCTACGACACGTTAGCCGACGAGAACGTCCTGCCGTCGTCGAGCGTCGACTACCTCGCGAGCGCAGCCATCAAATTGTATCTCAGCTCAACGGCGAACCCGGTGGCGCATATCGGCTTCAGGGGTACAGTACTCGGCACGTCACCTGCTCCGTCGATCGTTTACTTCTCATCTCGTGGGCCTAGCCGTCAGGGCACCGGCGTTCTGAAGCCCGACATCACGGGCCCCGGGGTGAACGTGCTCGCCGCATGGCCGTTTCAGATCGGGCCACCGTCAGCACCAGTTCTTCCCGGACCGACCTTCAACATCATCTCCGGCACGTCCATGTCGACACCGCACCTCGCCGGCATTGCggcgctgatcaagagcaagcacccggactggtcgccggcggcgatcaagTCGGCCATGATGACGACGGCTGACATCACCGACCGCTCGGGCAATCCCATACTCAATGAGCAGCGCGTGGCGGCCAACCTCTTCGCCACCGGCGCCGGACACGTAAACCCAATGAAGGCCGCTGACCCTGGCCTAGTTTACGACATCACCCCCGAGGATTACATCGGCTACCTCTGCAGCATGTACACGAGCCAGCAAGTGTCGGTGATCGCGCGCCGGCCGATCGACTGCTTGACCACCGTCGTGATCAGTGACCGCCTGCTGAATTACCCTTCGATCTCGGTCGCTTTCCCAGCTTCCTGGAATTCGACTGCGCCCGTCGTCGTCAGGCGCAAGGTGAAAAACGTCGGGGAGGTGCCTTCGGTGTACTACGCGGCGATCGACATGCCGAGCAGCGCCGTAAGCGTGGACGTATACCCGACGGAGCTGGAGTTCATCGAAGCGAACCAGGAGGTGATCTTTTCGGTATACGTGTGGCCGAGGCAGATTGGTGCAAGGGTGGTGCAGGGTGCTCTACGGTGGGTATCCGAGAAGCACATCGTGCGGAGCCCAATATCCGTCACCTTTGCTTGA